In Pseudomonas fluorescens, one genomic interval encodes:
- a CDS encoding ATP-binding protein, producing the protein MSLPPNQALGFGPYRIQPGKRLLLEGEQPLRLGRRAMDILLILLAHAGDVVSKQQLIAGVWPDSVVEDINLRVHMAALRKALGDGQGGQRYIVTVAQRGYSFVAPIRLQSIEQHTCAETGTRHNLPLRRTRMIGRQPLVDSLIRQLPRQRCITLVGPGGIGKTTVALRVAEQMIGHYRDGIRLLDLSPINDARMICSHLAALLDVVPHDNDPLTHLVNALRERQMLLVIDNCEHLIDAMALLSESILRGAPQVHILATSRESLRAEGEYVQRLESLDYPPPIAVLDRAQALSFSALQLFAERALAAHEGFELSDAELPDALEICRRLDGIPLALELAAAQVGELGLQGLLSQLQGRLPVVAAGNQSSVERHQTLRATLDWSFNLLTDCEQTCLRRLGVFRGGFTLESAAAVIGGQQIQPGEVFGSITQLVAKSLLNVEVGDEEVFYRLLDTTRRYALEKLEQGAELAETRERHAERCLALMYQAQTDWETTSTALWIERYARGLEDLRAALDWSLNGAGPDDVGIYLAATSAPLWQELSLLKEYGGYVRQALALLENAAEPCPRVKIALKLALGSACYHTWGGTPETIAAFVDAHALAQAYDDVAGQLRAVSGHMAVNLSCGHYRSALEQSEQFDRLGLHGDPQLSLSTHRLRVLALHYAGDQQQARLHAEQVIQRMAQNGNPNRFTHGFGVQYDQSVASLTVLARVLWLQGFPEQAWRTARQALDIAVQINHGTSICYTLALASCLIAHYNGDPQNARALLQLLLEQAQKHSVLLFYRWARQYAQVLDADAAVPIATDDSGLIREIMVTLDSRFVDDALLERAHSGAAGWSTAEILRARADRMLIEQSACPDSSTRQAETVLLQALSIAQTQGALAWELRSATSLAQLWQRQNRYREALELLNPIYQRFTEGYATPDLRKVRWLLDELSRQLRA; encoded by the coding sequence TTGAGTCTTCCCCCGAATCAGGCCCTCGGTTTCGGCCCCTATCGGATTCAGCCCGGCAAACGGCTGCTGCTTGAAGGCGAGCAGCCGTTACGCCTGGGCCGACGTGCCATGGATATTCTGCTGATCCTGCTGGCGCATGCCGGCGATGTCGTGAGCAAGCAGCAACTGATTGCCGGCGTGTGGCCGGACAGCGTCGTCGAAGACATCAATCTGCGGGTGCACATGGCGGCGTTGCGCAAAGCCCTGGGCGATGGTCAGGGCGGGCAGAGATACATCGTCACGGTGGCGCAGCGCGGCTACAGCTTTGTCGCACCGATCAGGCTGCAATCGATCGAACAGCACACCTGCGCAGAGACCGGCACCCGGCATAACCTGCCACTGCGCCGCACGCGAATGATCGGCCGCCAGCCGCTGGTCGACAGCCTGATCAGACAGTTGCCACGCCAGCGCTGCATCACGCTGGTCGGCCCCGGCGGCATCGGCAAAACCACCGTGGCCCTGCGCGTTGCCGAGCAGATGATCGGCCACTATCGGGACGGTATCCGGCTGCTGGATCTGTCGCCGATCAACGACGCACGAATGATCTGCTCGCACCTGGCGGCCCTGCTGGATGTGGTGCCGCATGACAACGATCCGCTGACCCACCTCGTCAATGCGCTGCGCGAGCGCCAGATGCTGCTGGTAATCGACAATTGCGAACACCTGATCGACGCCATGGCACTGCTCAGCGAGAGCATTTTGCGCGGTGCGCCGCAGGTTCACATTCTGGCCACCAGCCGCGAGAGCCTGCGTGCCGAAGGCGAGTATGTGCAACGTCTCGAATCCCTCGATTACCCGCCGCCTATTGCCGTGCTTGATCGTGCGCAGGCGTTGAGTTTTTCGGCACTGCAACTGTTTGCCGAACGCGCCCTGGCCGCGCACGAGGGCTTTGAATTGAGCGACGCCGAGTTGCCCGATGCGCTTGAAATCTGTCGGCGTCTGGACGGCATTCCGCTGGCGCTGGAGCTGGCGGCGGCGCAGGTTGGAGAACTCGGCCTGCAGGGTTTGCTCAGCCAGCTGCAAGGGCGTCTGCCGGTAGTGGCGGCCGGCAACCAGAGCAGCGTGGAGCGCCATCAGACGCTGCGTGCCACGCTGGACTGGAGCTTCAACCTGCTCACCGATTGCGAACAGACCTGCCTGCGCCGGCTCGGCGTGTTTCGGGGTGGCTTCACGCTGGAGTCCGCCGCTGCGGTGATCGGTGGACAGCAGATCCAGCCCGGCGAGGTGTTCGGTTCGATCACACAACTGGTCGCCAAATCGTTGCTCAACGTCGAAGTCGGTGACGAGGAAGTGTTCTATCGGTTGCTCGACACCACGCGCCGCTATGCCCTGGAAAAACTCGAGCAAGGCGCCGAACTCGCCGAAACCCGCGAACGCCACGCTGAACGTTGTCTGGCGCTGATGTATCAGGCGCAGACCGATTGGGAAACGACCTCAACCGCCCTGTGGATCGAACGCTACGCACGCGGTCTGGAAGACCTGCGCGCGGCGCTCGACTGGAGTCTGAACGGTGCAGGCCCCGATGATGTGGGGATTTATCTGGCCGCGACCTCGGCGCCCCTGTGGCAAGAGTTGTCGCTGCTCAAGGAATACGGCGGTTACGTGCGTCAGGCGCTGGCCCTGCTGGAAAACGCTGCCGAACCTTGCCCTCGGGTGAAGATCGCGCTGAAACTGGCGCTCGGCAGCGCCTGCTACCACACCTGGGGTGGTACCCCGGAAACCATCGCCGCATTCGTCGATGCCCATGCGCTGGCGCAAGCGTACGACGACGTGGCTGGCCAACTGCGTGCGGTGTCCGGGCACATGGCGGTCAACCTCAGCTGTGGCCACTATCGGTCGGCGCTGGAACAGAGCGAACAGTTCGATCGACTCGGCCTGCACGGCGACCCGCAGCTGTCGCTGAGCACACATCGCCTGCGGGTGTTGGCGCTGCATTACGCCGGCGACCAGCAGCAGGCACGCCTGCATGCCGAGCAAGTGATTCAGCGCATGGCGCAAAACGGCAACCCCAACCGCTTCACCCATGGCTTCGGCGTGCAGTACGACCAGAGCGTCGCCTCGCTGACGGTGCTGGCCCGGGTGTTGTGGCTGCAAGGTTTCCCTGAACAGGCCTGGCGTACGGCCAGGCAGGCACTGGACATCGCCGTGCAAATCAACCACGGCACCTCGATCTGCTACACCCTGGCGCTGGCCAGTTGCCTGATTGCTCATTACAACGGTGACCCGCAAAACGCCCGTGCTTTGCTGCAGCTGTTGCTGGAGCAGGCGCAGAAGCATTCCGTATTGCTGTTCTATCGCTGGGCACGGCAATACGCGCAGGTCCTCGACGCCGATGCCGCCGTGCCGATAGCGACCGATGACAGCGGTCTGATCAGAGAAATCATGGTGACCCTGGACAGCCGCTTTGTTGATGATGCGTTGCTTGAGCGGGCACACAGCGGAGCTGCAGGCTGGAGCACGGCGGAGATTCTGCGGGCTCGGGCCGATCGCATGTTGATTGAACAATCGGCTTGCCCCGACAGCAGCACCCGGCAAGCCGAAACGGTCTTGCTCCAGGCACTGTCGATCGCGCAAACCCAGGGCGCCCTGGCCTGGGAACTGCGCAGTGCTACTTCGCTGGCGCAGTTGTGGCAACGGCAGAACCGCTACCGCGAAGCACTGGAGTTATTGAACCCGATCTATCAACGCTTCACCGAGGGCTACGCCACCCCGGACCTGCGCAAGGTGCGCTGGTTACTCGACGAGTTGAGCCGCCAACTGCGAGCCTGA